One region of Eretmochelys imbricata isolate rEreImb1 chromosome 2, rEreImb1.hap1, whole genome shotgun sequence genomic DNA includes:
- the PRDM14 gene encoding PR domain zinc finger protein 14, which yields MALLLAGDPASKDQAYAGETLRTSLGDIAAYYPPLLPPAQYLEALGRPPDLFHPLKSLGRLLATSPPLAPFGFATIPAFLTRPSALQGEPLYSTPPLGSKRPAPAPWPSSGQASPRSSRAPPAGPPELPSQPGELFPGPARKGRAAAASRPSAQAEPCRPYGFSQEDLRAVLYGAVRGAPHAASGLRVPAASPGDAESHAPLLDRESLQLPEGLSVLQTLQGELLQLGVFCNHLIPRGVRFGPFQGKVVNTSEIKIYDDNSLMWEIFEDGRLSHFIDGKGASGNWMSLVNCARFPEEQNLTAIQCQGHIFYESCKEILPNQELLVWYGDCYLQFLGIPISLKGAAEGKGPQQQPEESGESYKCERCGKVFAYKYYRDKHLKYTRCVDQGDRKYPCHLCNRSFEKRDRLRIHILHVHEKHRPHKCSVCGKSFSQSSSLNKHMRVHSGERPYKCVYCNKAFTASSILRTHIRQHSGEKPFKCRHCGKAFASHAAHDSHVRRTHSKDKGCTCAVCGKNFLEQEEFRFHMKFHAAL from the exons ATGGCCCTGCTACTAGCCGGGGATCCTGCCTCCAAAGACCAGGCTTACGCGGGAGAGACCCTCAGGACCAGCCTGGGGGACATCGCCGCCTATTACCCGCCTCTGCTGCCCCCCGCCCAGTACCTGGAGGCCCTGGGGCGCCCTCCCGACCTCTTCCACCCGCTCAAGTCCCTGGGAAGGCTGCTGGCCACCTCCCCGCCTCTGGCCCCCTTCGGCTTCGCCACGATCCCGGCCTTCCTGACCCGGCCCTCGGCCCTGCAGGGCGAGCCGCTCTACAGCACCCCGCCCCTCGGCAGCAAgcggccggccccggccccctggCCCTCCTCCGGGCAGGCATCGCCCCGCAGCAGCCGGGCCCCGCCAGCGGGCCCCCCGGAACTGCCCAGCCAGCCGGGCGAGCTCTTCCCCGGCCCCGCCAGGAAGGGCCGAGCGGCGGCCGCGAGCCGGCCCAGCGCCCAGGCGGAGCCATGCCGCCCCTACGGCTTCAGCCAGGAGGATCTGCGCGCCGTGCTGTACGGGGCTGTGCGGGGCGCTCCGCACGCCGCCTCGGGGCTGCGGGTCCCCGCTGCCAGCCCGG GAGATGCCGAGTCTCACGCTCCGCTGCTGGACAGAGAGTCCCTCCAGTTACCCGAAG gTTTGTCCGTGTTGCAGACGCTGCAAGGGGAActtctgcagctgggggtgtTCTGCAACCACCTCATCCCCAGGGGCGTCCGCTTCGGCCCTTTCCAGGGCAAAGTGGTCAACACCAGCGAGATCAAGATTTACGATGACAATTCCTTGATGTGGGAG ATTTTCGAAGATGGTCGCTTGAGCCATTTTATAGACGGGAAAGGAGCCTCCGGAAACTGGATGTCCTTAGTAAACTGTGCCAGGTTCCCAGAGGAGCAGAATTTGACAGCTATTCAGTGCCAAGGCCACATATTTTATGAAAGCTGCAAAGAAATCTTACCCAaccaggagctgctggtgtggTATGGAGACTGTTATCTGCAGTTCCTGGGCATCCCCATCAGTTTGAAAGGGGCGGCAGAAGGAAAGGGACCCCAGCAACAACCCGAAG AATCTGGCGAGAGTTACAAATGCGAGAGATGTGGAAAGGTATTTGCCTACAAATACTACAGagacaaacatttgaaatacactCGCTGCGTAGATcaaggagacagaaaatatccttgCCATCTTTGCAACCGATCGTTTGAAAAGAGAGACAGACTGAGGATCCATATTCTTCATGTCCATGAGAAACACAGACCTCACAAG TGCTCAGTATGTGGGAAGAGTTTTTCTCAGTCCTCCAGCCTGAACAAACACATGAGGGTGCACTCCGGAGAGCGGCCCTACAAATGTGTGTACTGTAACAAG GCGTTCACAGCCTCCAGCATCCTGCGCACTCACATCCGCCAGCACTCGGGAGAGAAGCCCTTCAAGTGTAGACACTGCGGCAAAGCCTTTGCCTCCCATGCGGCTCACGACAGCCACGTGCGGCGCACACACAGCAAGGACAAAGGCTGCACTTGCGCTGTGTGCGGCAAGAACTTCCTGGAGCAGGAGGAATTCCGATTCCATATGAAGTTCCACGCTGCTCTTTAG